One Gemmatimonadales bacterium genomic region harbors:
- a CDS encoding CPXCG motif-containing cysteine-rich protein codes for MRLPDDDEFEPDFPSGDDSADTDAIVSCPYCGEAVDIALDPGGGPAQEYVEDCQVCCQPWRVSVRYQHDGQALVSLTALDE; via the coding sequence ATGCGCCTGCCTGACGACGACGAATTCGAACCGGACTTCCCGTCCGGCGATGACTCCGCGGACACGGACGCCATCGTCTCCTGCCCGTATTGCGGGGAGGCCGTGGACATCGCCTTGGACCCCGGCGGCGGCCCCGCGCAGGAATACGTGGAGGATTGCCAGGTCTGCTGCCAGCCGTGGCGGGTGAGCGTTCGCTACCAGCACGATGGCCAGGCACTGGTCTCCCTGACCGCCCTCGATGAGTAG